Below is a window of Pseudomonadota bacterium DNA.
TTCGCCAGAATCAAATCAAATCTTCTGTCCTCTTTTATACCTTCGAATAAGTTCGAGCAAACAAAGTTTATATTGTTCTTTGTCCCGAGCTGCTTTGCGTTTCTTTTTGCGACACGCAACGCATCGAGCGATATGTCTACACAAAACGTCTCGCACAGCGTCTTTTTTGCTAATATTATGCCTATTGCCCCCGAACCGGTTCCCATATCCATTACACGAACAGTGCCGGGCTTATTTTCAATTATTCTCAGCGCTTCCTCGACCAGGATTTCCGTCTCCGGTCTCGGCACAAGAACATGCTGATCCACGTGGAACACTTCGGAAAAGAACTCTTTGCTTTTCACGATGTATGCGAGCGGTTTCCCTTTTTTTCTTTCCCCGATCAACTTGTCTATGTGCAAAGCCTCTTCTTTTTCCACTTCCCTGTCGAGATTAATAAATATTTTTTCTTTGCTTAATGAAAGGGTATATGAAACGATGTTTGTTAGATCGAGGGGTGCAATGATGTCTCTTTTTTCAGTAAATATGTCTCTTATGCGCAAGCCCGTTTCCTGCTTACCCTTTTTTCAAGGCTTCTGATTGAAAATGGGCTACTAAAGGAGTTAATATGTCATCAATGTT
It encodes the following:
- the prmC gene encoding peptide chain release factor N(5)-glutamine methyltransferase, translating into MRIRDIFTEKRDIIAPLDLTNIVSYTLSLSKEKIFINLDREVEKEEALHIDKLIGERKKGKPLAYIVKSKEFFSEVFHVDQHVLVPRPETEILVEEALRIIENKPGTVRVMDMGTGSGAIGIILAKKTLCETFCVDISLDALRVAKRNAKQLGTKNNINFVCSNLFEGIKEDRRFDLILANLPYISQQEWNDLAEDVKAFEPRIALYGGEEGVEVYARFVAGLPYYLKKNGHVLCEIGSNLQGRKVRNMLESLGFKTTLKTDLSGRERVIEGA